The segment TTCAGTACGACGGGCAATGAAACTTCAGTAACTTGTTAGTGCAGTCGAACATAGGCTTGGTTCAACCGGCTTGACTAACTAGACAGCATTACCGTCTGTCCGTCAAAGAAAATGTTAGTGCCCGGCAAGCGGTCTGTTGCGCACACCCTGCGGAGACTCAATCATGCCCAACCCTTCCCTCGGCCTTCTTGGCTTATGTTTGGCCAGCGCCCTGCTCGCAGGTTGCTCAGGGGCCAAAACCGCATCGCCCGTGCAAACACCCGGCGCCCCAATAAAACCCGGCACGCAATGGCTTGAAAAAGGCGCGGCGCTGTTACAGGCCAAACCGCCTATTGACGCACTGAATGCCTACCTGGATGGTTTTCACTTCTATAACGGCCATCCTGATATTCAAATGGAAGCGCATCATTACTGTGCGATCCTCAACGAAGACGTCATTCAGTGCGTGATCTACGATGGCAGCACGGCCACGGCCAAAATCATGGGCGTGGAGTACATCATCGATCAGAAGTTGTTCGCCCGGTTACCCGCCAAGGAAAAAGCGCTGTGGCACAGCCACGGGTTTGAAGTGTCCTCTGGCCAGTTGGTGGCGCCCGGTATCCCTGCGCCTGCCGAACATGCCTTGATGAAACGCCTGGCCACCACCTACGGCAAGACGTGGCATACCTGGCATACCGACCAGGACAAGTCACTGCCGATGGGCGTGCCGCAACTGATGATGGGCTTCACTGCGGACGGTCAGGCAGACCCGGCGATGGTCGAGCAGCGCAACCGTCGCCTAGGCATCGATACCGCCCAGACGCGCAAGCAGCGCGCTGATATTGACATTCCTACGCCCGACGCTGACGCCGACAGTTGGCAGAAAGGCGTCATCATTCAGTTGGATGACCCGACTGGCGCGCATTTGCACAAACCTGCCACCACTACGCCTGCCGATACCAACAGCCGCTCGGCCCGTTGAGCCTGGCGGCATGAACCCAGCAATCAGCGTTGGGCCGCTGAGCCTGACGCAGGCAGATACCTGCCGATTTCGTACTTGCCGATCGCTGCCCGGTGCACTTCATCGGGCCCGTCGGCCAGGCGCAGGGTGCGCTGCATGGCGTACATGTAGGCTAACGGAAAATCAGCGCTCACCCCCGCACCACCGTGCAACTGGATCGCCCGATCGATTACGCGCAGCGCAACATTCGGTGCTACCACCTTGATCTGGGCGATCTCGCTGCGGGCCACCTTGTTGCCCACGGTGTCCATCATATAGGCCGCTTTGAGCGTGAGCAGGCGTGCCATGTCGATGTCCATGCGCGAATCGGCAATCTTGTCGACGTTCCCGCCCAGCCGCGCCAGTGGCTGACCGAACGCAGTCCGGGCAACCGCGCGCTTGCACATCAGCTCCAGAGCCCGTTCGGCCATGCCGATGGACCGCATGCAATGGTGGATGCGTCCAGGCCCCAATCGGCCTTGGGCGATCTCGAACCCCCTGCCCTCTCCTAGCAGCACGTTCTCCAACGGCACCCGCACGTTTTCGAACACCACCTCGGCATGGCCATGGGGGGCGTCGTCGTAGCCAAATACCGGCAGAGGTCTGAGCACCCTCACACCGGGTGTATCCATCGGCACCAGAACCATCGAGTGTTGTTGGTGCCGCGGGCCTTTCGGGTTGGACAGGCCCATGAAGATCAGAACCTTGCACCGCGGGTCACATGCGCCGGAGGTCCACCACTTGCGGCCGTTGATGACCCATTGGTCCCCTTCGCGCACTGCTGTAGCCGCCATGTTGGTGGCATCCGAAGACGCCACATCGGGCTCGGTCATGGCGAATGCCGAGCGGATTTCACCCCGCAACAAAGGCTCCAGCCACTGCTGCTTCTGCGCGGCCGTACCGTAGCGCACCAGCACTTCCATGTTTCCTGTGTCCGGTGCCGAGCAGTTGAACGGCTCCGGGCCCAACAATGAACGGCCCATGATCTCGGCCAGTGGGGCGTACTCCAGGTTGGTCAGCCCTGCGCCGTATTCGGATTCAGGCAGAAAGAGGTTCCACAAGCCCTCCTCGCGTGCCTTGATTTTCAGCGATTCCATGATGGCGGTAGGCTGCCAACGATCGCCTTCGGCAACTTGGCGTTCGAATACGGACTCGGCTGGATAGACGTAGGCATCCATGAAGGCAGTCACGCGCTCGCGCAGCGCTTGCACCTTGGGCGAATAGGCGAAATCCATTGGCGGGTTCCTTCAGGGTCGAATGACATTAGGGCAAGCCTAGGGCAGGCGCTGGTCATCCACCTAGTCTATTTTCGGCGTGTATTAACATTCATAACCG is part of the Pseudomonas parafulva genome and harbors:
- a CDS encoding OBAP family protein encodes the protein MPNPSLGLLGLCLASALLAGCSGAKTASPVQTPGAPIKPGTQWLEKGAALLQAKPPIDALNAYLDGFHFYNGHPDIQMEAHHYCAILNEDVIQCVIYDGSTATAKIMGVEYIIDQKLFARLPAKEKALWHSHGFEVSSGQLVAPGIPAPAEHALMKRLATTYGKTWHTWHTDQDKSLPMGVPQLMMGFTADGQADPAMVEQRNRRLGIDTAQTRKQRADIDIPTPDADADSWQKGVIIQLDDPTGAHLHKPATTTPADTNSRSAR
- a CDS encoding acyl-CoA dehydrogenase; its protein translation is MDFAYSPKVQALRERVTAFMDAYVYPAESVFERQVAEGDRWQPTAIMESLKIKAREEGLWNLFLPESEYGAGLTNLEYAPLAEIMGRSLLGPEPFNCSAPDTGNMEVLVRYGTAAQKQQWLEPLLRGEIRSAFAMTEPDVASSDATNMAATAVREGDQWVINGRKWWTSGACDPRCKVLIFMGLSNPKGPRHQQHSMVLVPMDTPGVRVLRPLPVFGYDDAPHGHAEVVFENVRVPLENVLLGEGRGFEIAQGRLGPGRIHHCMRSIGMAERALELMCKRAVARTAFGQPLARLGGNVDKIADSRMDIDMARLLTLKAAYMMDTVGNKVARSEIAQIKVVAPNVALRVIDRAIQLHGGAGVSADFPLAYMYAMQRTLRLADGPDEVHRAAIGKYEIGRYLPASGSAAQR